A single genomic interval of Campylobacter concisus harbors:
- the leuC gene encoding 3-isopropylmalate dehydratase large subunit, producing the protein MKQTITEKIFSDHVGKEVSAGEIIESKIDMIIGNDITTPISIKQFERSGAKKLANPDGFAIVMDHYIPTKDILSANQAKISREFAYKHDLKNYFDEKDMGIEHALLPEKGLVIPGDVIIGADSHTCTHGALGAFSTGMGSTDLAYAMITGKNWFKVPESIKVIFKGKLDKHVYGKDLILEIIRQIGVDGALYKALEFSGEVIEGLSMDDRFSMCNMAIEAGAKSGIIAVDEITKEFLKDKNLRDKPKFFYSDEGAKYDKILEIDVTNLDPVIAYPFLPSNGKSVRQAVRDDLAIDQAFIGSCTNGRLSDLRIAAQILKGKKVARKTRLIITPATQKIARAAEKEGLIDIFIEAGAVVSNPTCGACLGGYMGILGANERCISTTNRNFVGRMGDRTSEIYLANSAVVAASAIAGKIADPRDL; encoded by the coding sequence ATGAAACAAACTATCACCGAAAAAATATTTTCAGATCATGTTGGCAAAGAGGTAAGTGCTGGAGAGATCATCGAAAGTAAGATCGATATGATCATAGGCAACGACATCACGACACCTATTTCGATCAAGCAGTTTGAGCGAAGCGGCGCTAAAAAGCTAGCTAACCCAGACGGCTTTGCTATCGTGATGGATCACTACATCCCGACAAAAGATATCTTAAGCGCCAACCAAGCCAAAATTTCACGCGAATTTGCCTACAAACACGACCTTAAAAACTATTTTGATGAAAAAGATATGGGCATCGAGCACGCGCTTTTGCCTGAAAAAGGGCTAGTCATCCCAGGCGACGTCATCATCGGCGCAGACAGTCACACCTGTACGCACGGCGCTCTTGGAGCGTTTAGTACTGGCATGGGCAGCACCGACCTAGCTTATGCGATGATCACTGGCAAAAACTGGTTTAAAGTGCCTGAGAGTATCAAGGTCATCTTTAAAGGCAAGCTTGATAAACACGTCTATGGTAAGGATCTTATCCTTGAGATCATCCGTCAAATAGGCGTTGATGGCGCACTTTATAAGGCACTTGAGTTTAGTGGTGAGGTGATAGAGGGCCTTAGCATGGATGATAGATTTTCAATGTGTAATATGGCGATCGAAGCGGGCGCAAAGAGTGGTATCATCGCGGTTGATGAGATCACAAAAGAGTTTTTAAAAGATAAAAATTTACGTGATAAACCAAAATTTTTCTACTCAGACGAGGGCGCAAAATACGACAAAATTTTAGAGATCGATGTGACCAATCTTGATCCAGTCATCGCATATCCATTTTTGCCAAGCAACGGCAAGAGCGTAAGACAAGCGGTTCGCGACGATCTGGCTATTGATCAGGCATTTATCGGTTCATGCACAAATGGTCGTCTAAGCGACCTTCGCATCGCAGCACAAATCCTAAAAGGCAAAAAAGTAGCTCGCAAGACAAGGCTCATCATCACTCCAGCGACGCAAAAGATCGCAAGAGCTGCCGAAAAAGAGGGCTTAATCGACATTTTCATCGAAGCAGGAGCGGTCGTGAGCAATCCAACATGTGGCGCTTGTCTTGGCGGATATATGGGAATTTTAGGCGCAAATGAACGCTGCATCTCGACGACAAATAGAAATTTTGTCGGACGTATGGGCGATAGAACGAGTGAAATTTATCTAGCTAACTCAGCAGTTGTGGCGGCTTCGGCGATAGCTGGAAAGATCGCCGATCCAAGGGACTTATAG
- a CDS encoding molybdenum cofactor guanylyltransferase, protein MQTCVILAGGKSSRMGQDKTLLPFGGFKTLTHYEVAKFSKVFDEVYVSSKFEKFSPPLKLIKDENSNNYSPMLALYSILKNFDHSIFVIPADMPFFDLKSLEELAKFKDEFDMVVASDNEHIHSLCGFFSPRLATLAHEFYLKNEHKIGLLRKSCKCKVVNFKDSEQFFNVNFPDEYEMAKKIQEKKIDDE, encoded by the coding sequence ATGCAAACTTGCGTGATTTTAGCAGGTGGCAAAAGCTCGCGTATGGGGCAAGATAAGACACTTTTGCCATTTGGTGGTTTTAAGACGCTTACTCATTATGAGGTTGCGAAATTTAGCAAAGTTTTTGACGAAGTTTATGTAAGCTCAAAATTTGAGAAATTTAGCCCGCCACTAAAGCTTATAAAAGATGAAAATAGCAATAACTATTCGCCAATGCTCGCACTTTACTCTATTCTTAAAAATTTTGATCATAGCATTTTTGTGATACCAGCTGACATGCCATTTTTTGATCTTAAAAGCTTAGAGGAGCTTGCCAAATTTAAAGATGAATTTGATATGGTCGTGGCCAGTGATAATGAGCACATTCACTCGCTTTGTGGTTTTTTTAGCCCAAGGCTTGCCACTTTGGCTCATGAGTTTTATTTAAAAAATGAGCATAAAATCGGACTTTTGAGAAAAAGCTGTAAATGCAAAGTCGTAAATTTTAAAGATAGTGAGCAGTTTTTTAACGTTAATTTCCCTGACGAATACGAAATGGCAAAGAAAATCCAAGAAAAGAAGATAGATGATGAGTAA
- a CDS encoding SemiSWEET family transporter, translated as MSEKNLQILGWIGTCLSVVMYFSYIPQIMGNLDGNKTPFIQPLAAALNCTIWTSYGLLKAKKDYPLSAANFPGIIFGLLATITAF; from the coding sequence ATGAGCGAAAAAAATCTACAAATTTTAGGCTGGATCGGCACATGCCTATCAGTTGTTATGTACTTTTCATACATCCCACAAATAATGGGCAACCTTGACGGCAACAAGACACCTTTTATACAGCCACTGGCAGCCGCACTAAACTGCACAATCTGGACAAGTTACGGTCTATTAAAAGCTAAAAAAGACTATCCACTTTCTGCTGCAAACTTCCCAGGCATAATCTTTGGTCTTTTGGCAACTATAACAGCGTTTTAA
- a CDS encoding phospholipase A has translation MSKILLFLSLSLSFLMASGLDDFKRAQELEQSGDIKAAMQIYKELAKSSLNEQSVIQNVQESEPAPREAKLKQADLLREDKSGKNLQNALGIELYKFNYLLPVTYAKNMPNDERKSVETKFQISLAKPLFYDLFGFRESLVVAYTQTSWWQITRTSAPFRETNYQPEIFLNFASPKYLEQIGVKNLKFGLLHESNGRDGSNSRSWNRAYLQSDFVFDKLSISPRAWMVVGNKGDNKDILKYIGHGDVRLSYNLNDHIFSLMLRNNLHFDKTNKGAAEISYMFPIFSTGVYGYLQYFTGYGESLIDYNRHTDKFGLGFVILK, from the coding sequence ATGAGTAAAATTTTATTGTTTTTAAGCCTTAGCCTTAGTTTTTTGATGGCAAGTGGGCTGGACGATTTTAAAAGAGCACAAGAGCTGGAACAAAGTGGCGACATAAAGGCTGCGATGCAAATTTATAAAGAGCTAGCCAAAAGCTCTTTAAACGAGCAAAGCGTGATACAAAATGTGCAAGAGAGTGAGCCAGCGCCAAGAGAGGCGAAGCTAAAGCAAGCTGATCTTTTAAGAGAAGATAAAAGTGGTAAAAATTTACAAAATGCACTTGGTATCGAGCTTTATAAATTTAACTACCTTTTGCCAGTAACTTATGCCAAAAATATGCCAAACGATGAGCGAAAAAGCGTTGAAACTAAGTTTCAAATAAGCCTTGCAAAGCCGTTATTTTATGACCTGTTTGGATTTAGAGAGAGCCTTGTGGTAGCCTATACGCAGACATCTTGGTGGCAGATAACAAGAACTTCAGCGCCGTTTCGTGAGACAAACTATCAGCCAGAAATTTTTCTAAATTTTGCTTCGCCAAAATATTTGGAGCAAATAGGTGTAAAAAACCTAAAATTTGGACTTTTGCATGAGTCAAATGGACGAGATGGTAGCAATTCAAGAAGCTGGAATAGAGCTTATTTGCAAAGTGATTTTGTTTTTGACAAGCTTAGTATTTCGCCAAGAGCTTGGATGGTAGTGGGCAATAAGGGTGATAATAAAGATATATTAAAATACATCGGACATGGCGATGTAAGGCTTAGCTACAACCTTAATGATCACATTTTTAGCCTAATGCTAAGAAATAACTTACATTTTGATAAAACAAATAAGGGCGCTGCTGAAATTTCATATATGTTTCCTATCTTCTCAACAGGAGTTTATGGCTATTTGCAGTATTTTACGGGATATGGCGAGAGTTTGATTGATTATAATAGGCATACCGATAAATTTGGTCTTGGTTTTGTTATTTTAAAATAA